The following coding sequences lie in one Zingiber officinale cultivar Zhangliang chromosome 2B, Zo_v1.1, whole genome shotgun sequence genomic window:
- the LOC122045382 gene encoding coiled-coil domain-containing protein 25-like codes for MVFYFKARPDVGDYTIFMGLDKHENEELIKYGFPEDIWFHVDKMSSAHVYLRLNKAQTIDDISEGLLEDCIQLVKANSIQGNKMNNVDVVYTPWYNLKKTPSMDVGQVGFHNPKMVKTVRVEKRMNEIVNRLNKTKVERTPDLKAERESVNAAERAERKAQSRDKKKREELERLEKEKQAEVRSYKSLMVSEKMTSNKQIASANKSLEELEDDFM; via the exons ATGGTTTTCTACTTCAAGGCCCGGCCGGATGTGGGCGACTACACCATCTTCATGGGATTGGACAAGCACGAGAACGAGGAGCTCATCAAGTACGGGTTCCCCGAAGATATATg GTTTCACGTGGACAAAATGTCTTCTGCACATGTTTATTTGAGATTGAACAAGGCCCAAACTATTGATGATATAAGTGAAGGTTTGTTGGAAGACTGTATCCAGCTTGTTAAAGCTAATTCAATCCAAg GCAATAAGATGAATAATGTCGATGTTGTTTATACTCCATGGTATAATTTGAAGAAAACCCCTTCCATGGATGTTGGTCAAGTTGGTTTTCACAATCCTAAGatg GTTAAGACGGTGAGGGTAGAAAAACGCATGAATGAGATTGTCAATAGGTTGAACAAGACCAAGGTGGAAAGGACGCCAGATTTGAAAG CTGAGAGAGAATCTGTCAATGCAGCAGAAAGAGCAGAAAGGAAGGCCCAGTCAAGGGACAAA AAAAAGAGGGAAGAATTGGAGAGGCTTGAGAAGGAGAAACAAGCTGAGGTAAGGAGCTACAAGAGTCTAATGGTCTCCGAGAAGATGACATCCAACAAGCAGATTGCATCTGCTAATAAATCCTTGGAAGAACTCGAAGACGACTTCATGTGA